In Phycisphaeraceae bacterium, the genomic stretch GACCGACCAGCGACAGCGGCGAGATAATCACGTTTACTCGGCTGCCGTCGGCGAGACGGGCATCCACCAGCGGGGTTGAGTGATCCACGCGGCGACCGACAGGAGTAATGATCCGCTCGATGATCGACAGCAGGACTTCATCGGAGAAAAAACTGCGCGTCGTCGGCTGAATCACGCCGTTCTTTTCGACGTAAATCCGGTCCTTACCCACGACCATGATTTCACTGACATTGGCCATCTCCAGCAGGTCCTGGAGCGGGCCAAGCCCGAGCATGATGTCCTGGATATCCTTCGAGACGGCGCGGCGGACGATGTAGCGGCGCAGCTCCCGCGTAATCGTCGGATAAGTCTGCTTGAAAAGATCGTCAAAACTCTCCTCCGCCAGGGCCAGATCGTCGGTGACGGTGGTCGCGTCGAAGAGCAGCGGCATCATGTCCACGATCGAGGCTACCAGTTCCGTGATCGACTTTTCGTGGAAGGGATCGAGCAGGCGTTCATCGACGGGGTGATAGTCCGTTTGGACTTTGCCCTGACATTGCCTGACGACTTCAGCGATGACCTGCCGATGGAGCTGAACATGACCCCCATGTTCCAGCAGGGCGTCATCGAGGTCCGTGATTCGCCGCGAGAGTAACTGATCGAGATGTTCGAGAATCTGGCTGACGTAGGCTTTGTCGCTCTTATTGAGGTGGCCGGTGACGCGGAGATTCATCCGCTCCAGAAGCTCGGTATGCACCTCCTGCTCGAAGGCCATGAGTTTCGCCTGTAACTCGGCACGGCGACCGCTTTCGGAGCTTTGCTCACGGGCTCCGGGTCTGACGAGTGCGATGGAGTATTGGGCGATCTGGATTTCATCGCCGAAGTCGAGCCGCATCGGCTGGCCGGCCATGACTTCGCGGTTGGCGACGCGGGTGCCGCTGCGCCCGACATTTTCGACGAAAAGCTGATTACCCTTGCGGATAATGCGGGCGTGCTTGCGCGCCACGAATGGACTTTTAAGCACGACGTTGCATGAGTCATCGCGGCCGATCACGATCGGCTCCGCGTCCACGCGCAGCGTCTGGCGTGTATTGTTCGATTGGTCGTAGAGCCAAAGTTCCATCAGTAATTCAACTTCAGATTACCGGAAACAAAATTACTTAGTCAGCCGATGGTCCCGTGATTGATGTTCCGGTCCATGGCTGCCGAGGTCAACCGCGAAGCGCCTCGCCTCAGCGGGCAATCCCATCAGGTCTTCACTTTATTCGATTTACAGGCGGGAGAGGAACTCTTCGGCCTGTAATCGGTGATGTCGGCGAGGTTGGGTGCTCGGTTTCGTCAGCTTTTCGTGGTTCCAACCCCCGGCAGTTATGAGGCGGCAGGATTAAACGAGGCATGGGCGATGTGGAGATCGTCATAAACGTTTTTCGCATTCATTTCCTTTTCATAGACCACAAAGGTATGAGAGTCTATTAGTATTTTCGGGCTGTTATTAAGACTTAACTGTTCATGGTAAACTTTAGCTTTGGTACTATTGATGACTTTAGTATTCCTCTTCATACACTTTTTATAAGTAATATAGGAAGATAGAAGAATAAGAGGATAAAACAGAATAAGAAGGAATAGCGAAGTTTTATTGATCCGTGTAAAAATAACACGGTCTATCTTGAATCCGGTCAACTTCCCGATGACGCGCAATTTCTGGATGCCCGTCAGGAAAATGTGGCCGTAATAGATTTCGTCATTCAGCGACTTTTGCGACA encodes the following:
- the tadA gene encoding Flp pilus assembly complex ATPase component TadA, coding for MELWLYDQSNNTRQTLRVDAEPIVIGRDDSCNVVLKSPFVARKHARIIRKGNQLFVENVGRSGTRVANREVMAGQPMRLDFGDEIQIAQYSIALVRPGAREQSSESGRRAELQAKLMAFEQEVHTELLERMNLRVTGHLNKSDKAYVSQILEHLDQLLSRRITDLDDALLEHGGHVQLHRQVIAEVVRQCQGKVQTDYHPVDERLLDPFHEKSITELVASIVDMMPLLFDATTVTDDLALAEESFDDLFKQTYPTITRELRRYIVRRAVSKDIQDIMLGLGPLQDLLEMANVSEIMVVGKDRIYVEKNGVIQPTTRSFFSDEVLLSIIERIITPVGRRVDHSTPLVDARLADGSRVNVIISPLSLVGPCLTIRKFGWIPFTIDDLIERGSLSEPCAAFLQGCVIGRKNIVISGGTGSGKTTLLNTLSAYARPNERIVTIEESAELRLPQPHVVALEGRPANIEGRGAYTIKDLVRNALRMRPDRVIVGEVRGPEALDMLQAMNTGHDGSLSTLHSNNPADAMQRLETLVLMAVDMPVRAIREQIVSAIDIVVQIARFPAGGRRVTHISEVTEIDRETNQIRLEDIFVLRDPEQPRLRHTGYIPTFAEEMIAKGTIDIGVFL